The Desulfobacterales bacterium genome includes the window AGCGATAAAAACATACTTATCGATACTGGGGAATTAAGCCCCATTAAATCCAATGACCGTGAATCTGCAATTTCTGGGAAAATATATACTTTTGAAGAGGGCTTAAAACAGTTCGGACTTGCTCCAAGAAATATTGATATAGTAATTCATACACATCTACATAATGACCACTGTGAAAATGACTATAAATGTATAAATGCTAAATTTTATGTACACCAAAAAGAAATAGATAGAATCCATAATCCTCATCCCCTTGATTTTAGATACTTAGAAGACTATTTTACGGATGTGGAAGAAAACGGTCAGGTTATTCCAATCACAGAAGATACAGAAATTATAGATGGGATAAAGGTAATACATACTCCTGCACATACAGAAGGAGGTTTGTCCGT containing:
- a CDS encoding N-acyl homoserine lactonase family protein, with amino-acid sequence MAVYKIHPIVMGTKIFDKGMMTYQNDYGSTYTIPIYCFYLEGSDKNILIDTGELSPIKSNDRESAISGKIYTFEEGLKQFGLAPRNIDIVIHTHLHNDHCENDYKCINAKFYVHQKEIDRIHNPHPLDFRYLEDYFTDVEENGQVIPITEDTEIIDGIKVIHTPAHTEGGLSVMINTPSGNAIITGFCAIMENFYPPKSITSMEMEVIPPGTHVNVYESYDILLKIKNSADILIPLHEPKFASIETIE